A stretch of DNA from Anopheles ziemanni chromosome 3, idAnoZiCoDA_A2_x.2, whole genome shotgun sequence:
TTGGTTcgtatttggtttttttttgcaccgtTCTGTTTATCAACGAAAGGCGCCATCAAACTGAAGAACCGTTCGATTCCGGCACTGGCAGAAGTATTGGTAGAAAAATGGATCGAATTAATATGCGCCACAGTGTCGACGGTCGCCCCGGAGTCTGGTTATCATCGATCACCTGGGCCCGAACAAAATCTTCCAAATGTAGCCGTAATTAACACCAATCGATCGTCCACACGTCGATGCTGCCTTCCGTCTAAACCGGATTCCGGAGGAAGTCACAGTCGATGAGACGAGAATGAAGAGTTCGCAGTTCCGGGCAGGGAGGATCAGATCGGTTGCGTAGAACGAGGGCGGGGGTGGGTGCGTTTGTGGTCAGAACCTTAAAAGCCGACGCTCGGCCCACCTGACGGCACAGTTCAGTTCAACGGTTCGTCGTTGAAGGAAGCATACCGCGCAGAGTCCCAGCGAGTTCGGGCGAGTTCGAGTTTGGCAGCCGAGAAGCGTTTGCGGAACCAAAGCGAATTCTTAGATCCATTAGCATCGCTGCGACAGACAAGGCAAACAGAGTGCAAAAGAGTGCAAACATGTGTAGTCGAGTGTGGTTGTCCGGTTTGGTGGTTTTCGGTGCAGTGCTGGCATGCAGCCATGCGATACAGGTGGTCACGGAGCCGGCCGGTCAGGTGACCGTCGCCGAGGGACAGCAGAATGTGAACCTGCTCTGTCTCGTCGAGGAACCGGTAGACTTCTGCATGTACGTGTGGATAAGGAACTTCCAGGATGTTTCTGGAGTACTAAAGGAGCGAACTAAATGTTAATGCCACTTGCCCTTTCTCTCACAGTGTTAAGGTTCCAGGAGCTCCGGCTCCTTTTGCCGCCAGTGATAAGCTCCCGGCTCCAGTCGAGGGTATCCGATTCTACGGACTTGGCTGGTCAAAGGGATCCTGCGGTATCACGATCGACACGATCAAGGCGTCCCACGATGGACCGTTCGAGTGTACGGTGTCGGTGCGAGGTCAGACGTACAAGGGCCAGATCGACATTACGGTCTCAGGTGAAGGTTGCTACCGAGAGACATTTTAATCTTCCCGTAACGCGTCATTGGACCAGTCGTAACTGTAGCTTGGATGTTACTCTATCTTCCCCGTTCTCAAGCAGTTGCGCCGGAGCCGCCAAAGATCGAGCTGGCGAGCAACGTGGACAGCAACAACGGTGAATTTGAGTTCGGCAAGAAGGTGACGATGCGCTGCGTTTCCCGCAACGGATGGCCCGGTGCGAAGCTGTCCTGGTATCTGGATGGAGTCCAACTGTCCGACGACGTCGGTGCGGAGTTCGCCGAGACGTTTAACCGACGCACGACCGTTCAGCAGACCTATCGCCGTGCGATCGCCGTCGAGGACAACCGGAAGCAGGTAACGTGCCGTGCAGAACATCCAGCCTATCCTGGCGGATTCATGGAGACCAGCTTGCCGATTAAACTGCGTAAAGGTAAGAACCCCAACGAAACCCCGGGAATGTGTCCACCGAGGAACTGTAAACACAACTTTCCCTTCATCGCAGTATACACCAACGACAAACCGGTGGCGCAAAAGGAAGATCTTAAAGAGCTCGTTAAGCCACGTCCACCTCAGCTGACCGTGTCCAGCGACGTGGAGCAGCGGAACGGGGCGTTTAAGGCGGGCAGCAACCTGGTCGTGCAGTGCGTCTCGAAAGATGGCAATCCTCCGGCCGGTTTCCTGTGGTTCCTCAGTAAGTATTCACTCCGCAGCGAATTCCAACCTCACTTCCAgtttatgcaaattttccGTCATTATATCAAGGACGTTACAATCGATAGTATTGCGTGTCGGAAGTAGCGACCCCTAGCTtcttgtttgtaaacaaaccgtGAGACCTTCAGAAAGTCAATAATTTAGTGCTATCAAAGAATTTGGAATCTGGAAAACGTAATCTTTTTTCCTCACCATTGAAATTCAACCAACCCTTATGGCCGTTCTTCACTCTCCTCTTCAGACGATCAACTGATCTACGAAGGCCTTTCGGCACCGTTTGTCAGCCGCAACTTCCGGGGCAATACCGTCCAGCAGACGCTGATGTACCAGCTGAAGCCGTCCGACCACGGCAAAAATCTTATCTGCAAGGCCCGCCACCCCGAGGGAAGTGAAGAGACCCGGTTGAAGATCAACACGTACAACTAGATGTGATCGATCTGCTCGAGGATTCGCTCTCTCGTAAAAGAGTGGAGG
This window harbors:
- the LOC131285646 gene encoding nephrin-like; translated protein: MCSRVWLSGLVVFGAVLACSHAIQVVTEPAGQVTVAEGQQNVNLLCLVEEPVDFCIVKVPGAPAPFAASDKLPAPVEGIRFYGLGWSKGSCGITIDTIKASHDGPFECTVSVRGQTYKGQIDITVSGEAVAPEPPKIELASNVDSNNGEFEFGKKVTMRCVSRNGWPGAKLSWYLDGVQLSDDVGAEFAETFNRRTTVQQTYRRAIAVEDNRKQVTCRAEHPAYPGGFMETSLPIKLRKVYTNDKPVAQKEDLKELVKPRPPQLTVSSDVEQRNGAFKAGSNLVVQCVSKDGNPPAGFLWFLNDQLIYEGLSAPFVSRNFRGNTVQQTLMYQLKPSDHGKNLICKARHPEGSEETRLKINTYN